A region from the Aegilops tauschii subsp. strangulata cultivar AL8/78 chromosome 5, Aet v6.0, whole genome shotgun sequence genome encodes:
- the LOC109747111 gene encoding uncharacterized protein, producing the protein MSQEQDWSSLPVDLLILILNRLRWSSHPSFALVCRQWRSAVSPFYPAWITPLLLNTTDVGTTNIRYYSPYFQKNFEIDDTLEAPGAKICCASGRYVTLCMPKQILNVDLLSYDNDYLPLISQFRFEHIVYDGMRKMVGIDTVCLQEIGCCMQNSDEVWERWAYCYPDRTKFTASPVSNPVFHRSFIYLLLEDGRLAVCDECKHEEGFEILDKPQSFGFVYEDSYLVESDQVELMVVLIGRRGSPVNIFKLNEHTMEWEKMESLDGRALFTGTLTTVMKKTAIKSMQNKVFLPRLYDWPDIVYADFVLRDGEFAFVESRRVDNKMKVGNGAYSTNMWSYELGQRENPRDFWETERMDYSIWVDFSNS; encoded by the coding sequence ATGTCGCAGGAACAAGATTGGTCGTCTCTCCCGGTGGACCTGCTTATCCTGATCCTCAACCGTCTCCGGTGGTCAAGCCACCCGAGTTTCGCCTTGGTGTGCCGACAATGGCGCTCCGCCGTGTCGCCCTTCTACCCGGCGTGGATCACCCCGCTCCTGCTAAACACCACCGACGTTGGAACCACCAACATCCGCTACTACAGTCCCTACTTCCAGAAAAACTTCGAGATTGACGACACGCTAGAGGCGCCTGGCGCCAAGATCTGTTGCGCCAGCGGAAGGTACGTGACACTATGCATGCCAAAGCAGATACTCAATGTTGACCTTTTGAGCTACGACAACGACTATCTGCCACTGATATCTCAGTTCCGGTTTGAGCATATCGTCTACGACGGTATGCGCAAGATGGTTGGCATTGACACGGTTTGCCTGCAAGAGATTGGTTGTTGCATGCAAAACAGCGACGAGGTGTGGGAACGTTGGGCATACTGCTACCCTGACAGGACAAAGTTTACGGCGTCACCAGTGTCCAACCCTGTGTTCCACCGCAGCTTCATCTATCTACTACTCGAAGACGGAAGATTAGCCGTATGCGACGAGTGCAAACACGAAGAAGGATTTGAAATTCTTGACAAGCCCCAAAGTTTCGGGTTTGTATACGAAGACAGCTACTTGGTTGAGTCCGACCAGGTTGAGCTGATGGTCGTCCTCATCGGCCGACGCGGGTCGCCTGTCAACATTTTCAAGCTCAATGAACACACGATGGAGTGGGAGAAAATGGAGAGCCTAGATGGCAGGGCTTTGTTTACAGGTACACTCACGACTGTAATGAAGAAGACTGCCATTAAGTCCATGCAAAATAAGGTCTTCCTCCCAAGACTCTACGATTGGCCTGACATCGTTTATGCTGACTTTGTTCTGCGCGACGGTGAATTTGCCTTCGTAGAGTCACGGCGTGTTGATAACAAAATGAAGGTTGGCAATGGCGCATATAGCACAAACATGTGGTCTTACGAATTGGGACAACGCGAAAATCCAAGGGACTTTTGGGAGACAGAGAGAATGGATTACAGTATTTGGGTCGATTTTAGCAATAGTTAA